From the genome of Mycetocola spongiae, one region includes:
- a CDS encoding TetR/AcrR family transcriptional regulator, translated as MERKQRIAEAAIRILAREGARGLTHRAVDAEAGIPPGSTSNSYRTREALLDALGAHLAELDRITIEDIATQAPDNFPLTLAHFAANSASAHSAAARARYILLLDPHTQGEGGAAFRAHREYFRDWGIRVLTPHLGERAEWGATQILALLDGIIMTSATSGTPVDIQGLADTIEAIAPRVPGPLA; from the coding sequence ATGGAACGCAAACAACGCATCGCCGAGGCCGCCATCCGGATTCTCGCCCGCGAGGGAGCGCGCGGCCTCACCCACCGCGCCGTGGATGCCGAGGCAGGCATCCCACCCGGTTCCACCTCCAATAGCTACCGCACCCGGGAGGCGCTCCTGGACGCCCTGGGGGCACACCTCGCCGAGCTGGACCGCATCACGATCGAGGACATCGCCACGCAGGCGCCCGATAATTTCCCGCTGACCCTCGCGCATTTTGCCGCCAATTCGGCCAGCGCCCACTCCGCCGCGGCCCGGGCCCGCTATATCCTGCTGCTCGATCCGCATACGCAGGGCGAGGGCGGGGCCGCCTTCCGCGCCCACCGCGAGTATTTCCGGGACTGGGGAATCCGGGTCCTCACCCCGCACCTGGGCGAACGCGCTGAATGGGGCGCCACACAGATTTTGGCCCTCTTGGACGGCATCATCATGACCTCCGCCACCTCCGGTACCCCCGTGGATATTCAGGGGCTCGCCGATACCATCGAGGCGATCGCTCCCCGCGTTCCCGGGCCGCTGGCATGA
- the proC gene encoding pyrroline-5-carboxylate reductase produces the protein MTTIPHIAILGTGSMGAAVLSGLLQPGIEVTGGVTATNRSAAKADALAALDGVNAVALERDPEGNRTAAAAADIVLIGVKPGMVPALLEEIAPVLRPGTIVVSLAAGVSVATFERLLPEHTIVVRSMPNTPAVVGRAVTGISAGTRADAAAMATVHEVFSTVGEVLEVPEEQIDALSTISGSGPAYVFLLIEALTEAALAKGFTREQADIMVQGTFRGASELLAQSEKTPEELRIQVTSPQGTTERALNVLQGAGLPALFAEATDAALARARELARA, from the coding sequence ATGACTACGATCCCGCATATTGCAATTCTTGGCACCGGTTCGATGGGCGCGGCGGTGCTATCCGGCCTGCTTCAGCCCGGGATTGAGGTGACCGGGGGAGTGACCGCGACCAATCGCAGTGCCGCCAAGGCCGATGCGCTCGCCGCATTGGACGGCGTGAACGCGGTGGCGCTTGAGCGCGATCCCGAGGGCAACCGCACGGCCGCCGCGGCCGCGGATATCGTGCTGATCGGTGTAAAGCCCGGGATGGTGCCCGCGCTCTTGGAGGAGATCGCCCCGGTGCTGCGCCCCGGCACCATCGTTGTGAGCCTCGCCGCCGGCGTGTCCGTGGCCACCTTTGAGCGCCTCCTGCCGGAACACACCATCGTGGTGCGCTCGATGCCCAATACCCCGGCCGTGGTGGGACGGGCGGTGACCGGCATCTCCGCGGGCACCCGCGCGGATGCCGCGGCGATGGCCACGGTACACGAGGTGTTTAGCACGGTGGGTGAGGTGCTGGAGGTGCCCGAGGAGCAGATCGATGCACTCAGCACGATCTCGGGTTCGGGACCGGCCTATGTTTTCCTGCTGATCGAGGCGCTGACCGAGGCCGCGCTGGCGAAGGGGTTCACGCGCGAACAGGCCGACATCATGGTGCAGGGCACCTTCCGCGGGGCCAGCGAGTTGCTCGCCCAATCGGAGAAGACCCCCGAGGAGCTGCGTATCCAGGTGACCAGCCCGCAGGGCACCACCGAGCGCGCCCTGAATGTTTTGCAGGGGGCCGGCCTGCCCGCGCTTTTTGCCGAGGCCACCGATGCGGCGCTCGCCCGGGCCCGGGAGCTCGCGCGCGCCTAA
- a CDS encoding cation diffusion facilitator family transporter, translating into MSTSGGNKAIIAAFLANTGIALTKFIAWFFSGSASMLAEGVHSLADSGNQLLLLLGARKAKRVADVEHPFGYGRERYVYAFVVSIILFSVGGVFSIYEGINKLQHPHELEMWWLPMVVLTIAIVLESFSLRTAVRESNHTRGSQSWIQFVRRAKAPELPVVLLEDVAALIGLVFAFIGVGLTVVTGNAVWDAIGTLFIGTLLVLVAIVLGIETKSLLVGEGATEEQTAAIIAAIEAGPEVEKLIHIKTLYLGPEELLIAAKIGFPRDNSLAQVAADIDAVEARIRAAEPMARSIYLEPDVYRVPRNPAPATDTIILKSAD; encoded by the coding sequence ATGAGCACCTCCGGCGGTAATAAGGCAATCATCGCGGCGTTCCTGGCCAATACCGGCATTGCGCTGACGAAGTTCATCGCCTGGTTCTTCTCGGGCTCCGCCTCGATGCTCGCCGAGGGTGTGCACTCCCTCGCCGATTCCGGCAATCAGCTGCTCCTGCTGCTGGGGGCCCGCAAGGCCAAGCGGGTGGCCGATGTGGAGCATCCCTTCGGCTATGGCCGCGAACGCTATGTTTATGCGTTTGTGGTGTCGATCATTCTGTTCTCCGTGGGTGGCGTATTTTCGATCTACGAGGGAATTAATAAGCTGCAGCATCCGCATGAGCTGGAGATGTGGTGGCTTCCGATGGTGGTCCTCACGATCGCGATCGTGCTGGAGAGCTTCTCGCTGCGCACGGCAGTGCGCGAGTCCAATCACACGCGCGGTTCGCAGTCCTGGATCCAGTTTGTGCGCCGGGCCAAGGCCCCCGAGCTGCCCGTGGTCCTCCTCGAGGATGTGGCCGCCCTGATCGGCCTGGTCTTCGCGTTTATCGGTGTGGGCCTCACCGTGGTCACCGGTAATGCGGTGTGGGATGCGATTGGCACGCTGTTTATCGGCACGCTCCTGGTCCTGGTGGCGATCGTGCTGGGCATCGAGACCAAGAGCCTCCTCGTGGGCGAGGGCGCCACCGAGGAGCAGACGGCCGCGATCATTGCGGCGATCGAGGCCGGCCCCGAGGTCGAGAAGCTGATCCATATCAAGACCCTGTATCTGGGCCCGGAGGAACTGCTCATCGCGGCAAAGATCGGCTTTCCGCGCGATAATTCCCTGGCCCAGGTTGCGGCCGATATCGATGCGGTGGAGGCGCGCATTCGGGCCGCCGAGCCGATGGCCCGCAGCATCTATCTGGAGCCGGATGTTTATCGCGTCCCGCGTAATCCGGCACCCGCCACGGATACGATCATACTGAAGAGCGCGGACTAG
- a CDS encoding DUF2867 domain-containing protein encodes MTAPGFTSLALRDIPAPDYADVILLPIPAGAPTDPGLWAETIFGPAAAPLWVRAALGLRQALVPLLGLKPSPSTIFAVREREGEEALIAAEEKHLSFRAAVGVDTLTRTVRVTTTVALHGRRGRLYFGPVRLAHPVVVHSMMRGAIRALTPA; translated from the coding sequence ATGACCGCGCCGGGCTTCACCTCGCTTGCCCTGCGCGATATCCCAGCACCCGATTATGCCGATGTCATCCTGCTGCCCATTCCCGCGGGGGCACCCACCGACCCCGGGCTCTGGGCGGAAACCATCTTTGGCCCCGCCGCCGCACCGCTGTGGGTGAGGGCGGCCCTCGGCCTGCGCCAGGCGCTGGTGCCCCTGCTTGGACTCAAGCCCTCCCCCTCCACGATATTTGCGGTACGGGAGCGGGAGGGAGAGGAGGCGCTGATCGCGGCCGAGGAAAAACACCTCTCGTTTCGCGCGGCCGTCGGCGTGGACACACTCACCCGCACCGTCCGCGTCACCACCACGGTCGCGCTGCACGGCCGGCGCGGGCGGCTCTATTTTGGGCCCGTGCGGCTGGCCCATCCGGTGGTGGTGCACTCGATGATGCGCGGGGCAATCCGC